AGAAAAAATCAAAACCAAAGGGTAAAGTAGATACAACAGGCGTTCTACCCCGTTCTATTTTAAGTACTATCACTCGTCTGCAAGTTGAATTAGATCCTAATTCTGAAAAAGAAGTAATTCAGAATTTTCGTCAAACTCAAAGAAGAACAATAATATCTATCAGGTTTATTTTACTATTAATTATCATACCACTTTTGACGCATCAGATAGCAAAAGCTTTTGTCGTCGGGCCATCTGTTGAGCATTTTAGAAGTAGCGATCAGATGCAGATATTTATCAACTCAGAAATGGAAGAAGAAGCTCTTGAAGAATTAGAAAGATTTGAAGAAAAACTCAAGTTTGAAAATCTCATTATAAATGCTCCTCCACTGTCACCTGAACAGATGGAAGCTAAAATGACAGACAAGGCTGTAGAGCTTGCTAAAGAATTTCGTCAAGAAAGCTCTAATGCGATCAAAAATGTTTTTGCAGATATGTTCTCAGTTGGTGCTTTTATCTGGCTTTTGCTTGTTAGCAAGTCTTCTATTGCTGTAGTTAAAGATTTCTTTGATAATATTGTCTATGGACTTAGTGACAGTGCCAAGGCATTTATTATCATTTTGTTTACCGATATATTTGTCGGTTTCCACTCTCCTCACGGCTGGGAAGTACTCCTAGAAGGTGTATCGCGTCATTGGGGATTACCAGCAAATCGAGATTTTATTTTCTTGTTTATTGCGACATTTCCAGTGATTTTAGATACTATTTTCAAATATTGGATATTCCGATATTTGAACCGGATATCGCCTTCGGCAGTTGCCACTTATCGTAATATGAATGAATAATGTATTGGGAATTGGGAACTAAATTATTTGGTTTTTGAATTTGAGCTAAGTAGGATAATATGAAAAACTTGAATTTTGATGAAAAAGGCACTTGCTGGGTTAGGAAAGTTTAACAAAGTTAGCGCTATCAGCTTACCTGTAGTTTTGTCAATTTTCCTGGTGCGGATGCAATCTTTGGTGCATCAAGAACTCAGTCCGCCAGAATGTCGGTTGAAAAAGTGGGATATACCAGTTTCCTTGACTGGTGAAAATCAAAAAGCACCATTAATTCAGAGACTACCAGTTACTTGTTGTCAAGGTGATACATCTTGCTTGGATGAACTTCTTTATGGAGAAATACCAGACAAAAAGGCGCTATTGAGTGCGATCGCTCGGAGTCTCCAATACTTGCAAACGGCTAATGCTGCGGCTGCTTATCAAAACTATCCAGTGGCGGGGATTACACGCGATCGCGTCTTCAAAAGCTTGAAAAGATTCCGCGAACTTGTCTTGACAACTCATTCTGCAACAGAATTACATCAAGCCATCGAGCGAGAATTTGTTCTTTACCAGTCAGTCGGTAAAGACACTAAAGGTTCTGTTTTATTCACCGCCTATTATGAACCGATTTACGCAGCTAGTCGCGTCCCCACACCAGAATATCGCTATCCTGTTTATCGATTACCTCCTGATTTAAACTCCTGGCCTAAACCTCATCCGACACGAGAAGATTTAGAAGGAGCAGATGGTTTACAAGGCGCAAAAGGAAAATTACGAGGATTAGAGTTGTTTTGGTTTCGCTCACGCCTCGAACCATATCTAGCTCAAATTGAAGGTTCAGCACGACTTCAGCTTCCCAATGGGACTCAGACTGCGATCGGCTATGCCGGTAATAATGCTTATAACTACACAAGTCTGGGTCGAGAATTAGCGAATGATGGCAAATTATCGCTACAAGGTATGACTATGCCAATTATTCTCGACTATTTTCAAAAGCATCCCCAAGAATTAAATATCTATATTCCGCGCGATCGCAGTTTTGTTTTTTTTCAAGAAAATCACGGTGAACCAGCTCAAGGTTCGATCAACGTACCCCTAACAGCAGAGCGTTCCATCGCTACAGATAAATCTCTTATGCCTCCTGGTGCTTTAGCGTTGATTCGCGCTTCTATTCCTTTCGCTAATCCTACCGGAAAACTGGAGGAGCATATCGTTAGCCGCTATGTTCTTGACCAAGATACTGGCGGCGCAATTAAAGGTGCAGGTAGGGTAGATTATTTTTTAGGTACTGGT
The Nostoc punctiforme PCC 73102 genome window above contains:
- a CDS encoding proton extrusion protein PcxA — encoded protein: MKNSVFSQKIYSFLLAAYRWYLQTPERSLHEAYDAALKIKEIEDKHFSGNKIDIDSATYSNSVMDYFESDLNKLLKIAKMRLTEFRASRWFLNEENQKAAQKAGIEHPSPSLVLEKLNFIDQVISKYTISSDQITSNALAVKPPNLPINSAISDDKFLLVNTPTLPPKIPTQDSEKKSKPKGKVDTTGVLPRSILSTITRLQVELDPNSEKEVIQNFRQTQRRTIISIRFILLLIIIPLLTHQIAKAFVVGPSVEHFRSSDQMQIFINSEMEEEALEELERFEEKLKFENLIINAPPLSPEQMEAKMTDKAVELAKEFRQESSNAIKNVFADMFSVGAFIWLLLVSKSSIAVVKDFFDNIVYGLSDSAKAFIIILFTDIFVGFHSPHGWEVLLEGVSRHWGLPANRDFIFLFIATFPVILDTIFKYWIFRYLNRISPSAVATYRNMNE
- a CDS encoding murein transglycosylase A encodes the protein MKKALAGLGKFNKVSAISLPVVLSIFLVRMQSLVHQELSPPECRLKKWDIPVSLTGENQKAPLIQRLPVTCCQGDTSCLDELLYGEIPDKKALLSAIARSLQYLQTANAAAAYQNYPVAGITRDRVFKSLKRFRELVLTTHSATELHQAIEREFVLYQSVGKDTKGSVLFTAYYEPIYAASRVPTPEYRYPVYRLPPDLNSWPKPHPTREDLEGADGLQGAKGKLRGLELFWFRSRLEPYLAQIEGSARLQLPNGTQTAIGYAGNNAYNYTSLGRELANDGKLSLQGMTMPIILDYFQKHPQELNIYIPRDRSFVFFQENHGEPAQGSINVPLTAERSIATDKSLMPPGALALIRASIPFANPTGKLEEHIVSRYVLDQDTGGAIKGAGRVDYFLGTGKLAGDRAGITVSNGQLFYLLLKSKN